The Microbacterium oleivorans genome contains the following window.
GCGCGCCGTGGACGAGGTGCGTGCGGGGGTCGTAGCCGATGGCGACGAAGATGCCGTCGAGCGGCAGCTCGCGCGTCGACCCGTCGACGGTGTCACGCAGGACGACGCCGGTGACGGCATCCTCGCCGAGGATGTCGGCGACCTCGCTGTTCCAGACGAACTCGATCTTGTCGTTGTTCATCGCGCGGTTCTGCATGATCTTCGAGGCGCGCAGCTCGTCACGACGGTGGATGACGTACACCTTCGACGCGAACTTGGTGAGGAAGGTCGCCTCCTCCATGGCCGAGTCGCCACCGCCGACGACGGCGATCGTGCGCTCGCGGAAGAAGAAGCCGTCGCACGTGGCGCAGTACGAGACGCCGCGTCCCGACAGGCGGCTCTCGCCCTCGATGCCGATCTTGCGGGGCGCCGAGCCGGTGGCGAAGACGAGGCTGTCGGCCTCGTGCGTGGCTCCGCTGCCGAGCGTGATCTTCTTGACGGGGCCGGCGACGTCGAGCTCGACGACGTCGTCGTACAGCACCTCGGTGCCGAACTTCTCGGCCTGCTCCTGCATCTTGGTCATGAGCTCAGGCCCCATGATGCCCTCGGGGAAGCCGGGGAAGTTCTCGACCTCGGTGGTGTTCATCAGCTCTCCGCCGGCTTCAACCGAGCTCGCGATGAGCAGCGGCTTCAGGTTCGCCCGCGCCGCGTAGATGGCAGCGGTGTAGCCGGCCGGGCCGGATCCGATGATGATGACCTGTCGCACGTCGACATCCCCTTCTGGAGTCTGAAATCCGCGTCGCGGATGCCCCGACACGTCCAACCCATGCTAGCCGCGGGGCATTCCCGACGGCCGTGGCGAAGGGGGATCAGCGACCGAGAATGCG
Protein-coding sequences here:
- the trxB gene encoding thioredoxin-disulfide reductase, whose translation is MRQVIIIGSGPAGYTAAIYAARANLKPLLIASSVEAGGELMNTTEVENFPGFPEGIMGPELMTKMQEQAEKFGTEVLYDDVVELDVAGPVKKITLGSGATHEADSLVFATGSAPRKIGIEGESRLSGRGVSYCATCDGFFFRERTIAVVGGGDSAMEEATFLTKFASKVYVIHRRDELRASKIMQNRAMNNDKIEFVWNSEVADILGEDAVTGVVLRDTVDGSTRELPLDGIFVAIGYDPRTHLVHGALDLTEHGTVWVDGRSSRTSIPGVFAAGDVIDPTYRQAVTAAGSGTVAALDVEHYLAALGEASEPAADSSPLRGRPDEGLEALVAETENA